Proteins encoded within one genomic window of Acidobacteriota bacterium:
- a CDS encoding PLP-dependent transferase: MGLTGNPIYRRMGVREVINGRSFSTKVGGCVMDPEVIQAMQEASRSFVRIEDLEEAASRTISRITGAEAGYVTSGAAAGLTLSMAACLTGLDPEKMNRLPDTRGMKNEVIIQRGHRNDYDHALRAAGARVKEIGFNYATFPYELERAIDEKTAAVFYLAGIADGSLPIARVTEIAGENGVPVIVDASAELPPRENLRRFIGHGADLVVFSGGKHIRGPQSSGFICGRKELILAAALQHQDMDVFPETWSFRELIDDGVLPGPPHHGIGRGFKVGKEEIVGLVTALTRYVERDLAAELQNWKETTHSLVDGVNRIEGLSGRFQFPKPGGRTVPAAHIRVDPVKYGLDAHGLINALQDGDPIIAVYESFAAKGKVIIFPENLRPGDVTLIVDRLREIKA, encoded by the coding sequence ATGGGTCTGACAGGAAACCCCATATACCGCCGGATGGGCGTCCGTGAAGTGATCAACGGCCGCAGTTTCAGCACCAAGGTCGGCGGTTGCGTCATGGACCCCGAGGTGATCCAGGCGATGCAGGAAGCCAGCCGCTCCTTTGTCCGGATCGAAGACCTGGAGGAGGCGGCAAGCAGGACCATCTCGCGGATCACAGGCGCCGAAGCAGGCTACGTCACTTCGGGCGCGGCGGCGGGGCTCACCTTGTCCATGGCTGCCTGTCTCACGGGACTCGACCCCGAAAAGATGAATCGCCTGCCCGATACGAGGGGGATGAAGAACGAAGTGATCATCCAGCGGGGTCACCGCAACGACTATGACCACGCCCTGAGAGCGGCGGGAGCAAGGGTCAAGGAGATCGGTTTCAACTACGCCACATTTCCTTATGAGCTGGAGCGGGCCATCGACGAGAAGACCGCCGCCGTCTTTTACCTGGCCGGAATCGCCGACGGCAGCCTGCCCATCGCCCGGGTCACCGAAATCGCCGGAGAAAATGGGGTCCCCGTCATCGTCGACGCGAGCGCAGAACTGCCGCCACGGGAGAACCTCCGCAGATTTATCGGGCACGGCGCCGATCTCGTGGTCTTCAGCGGCGGAAAACACATCCGCGGACCCCAGTCGAGCGGCTTCATTTGCGGCCGAAAGGAACTGATTCTGGCAGCCGCGCTGCAGCATCAGGACATGGATGTCTTCCCCGAAACCTGGAGTTTCCGCGAACTGATCGATGATGGGGTTCTGCCCGGCCCTCCGCACCACGGAATCGGACGGGGGTTCAAGGTCGGAAAAGAGGAAATCGTCGGTCTCGTGACCGCCTTGACCCGTTATGTGGAAAGGGATCTGGCGGCGGAGCTGCAGAATTGGAAGGAGACCACCCATTCACTGGTGGATGGCGTGAATCGGATTGAAGGTCTGAGTGGAAGGTTCCAGTTTCCGAAACCGGGCGGCAGGACCGTCCCGGCGGCCCATATCCGCGTCGATCCGGTGAAGTACGGCCTGGACGCCCATGGCCTCATCAACGCGCTCCAGGATGGCGACCCCATCATCGCCGTTTACGAGAGCTTTGCCGCCAAGGGCAAGGTGATCATCTTTCCCGAGAATCTGCGGCCCGGCGACGTTACGCTGATCGTGGATCGTCTACGGGAGATCAAGGCTTGA
- a CDS encoding phosphotriesterase-related protein has protein sequence MSSQGEIVTVLGPIPQEDAGFTLCHEHLICDLWPLFPSYNNILDEEKLAVRELSEFKKADGRTLVDCTSIGLGREPETLRRISQSTGVNIVMGTGWYREEVYPPEIREKSTDQLAELMVQELRKGVGDSGIRAGFIGEIGTERYSITPAQEKVFRAAARAQKRTGVSIWTHTTHFGELALEQIDLLQEEGVPRDRIVISHLGDRPVPDRFLAIGERGVFLGIDNIGYVGDGYPHDDVRVANIRALISAGHLNQIMLSLDICMKGHLLAYGGKGYAYLQREFLPRLKRAGVTDEQIRCMTVINPGRALVVRDSPHRPGPADAR, from the coding sequence ATGTCAAGCCAGGGAGAAATCGTGACCGTCTTGGGTCCAATTCCCCAGGAGGACGCCGGGTTTACCCTCTGTCACGAACACCTGATCTGCGACCTTTGGCCCTTGTTCCCCAGCTACAACAACATCCTGGATGAGGAGAAGCTGGCGGTACGGGAATTGTCCGAATTCAAGAAGGCGGACGGCCGCACGCTGGTGGATTGCACCAGCATCGGACTGGGCCGGGAACCAGAAACCCTGAGACGCATCTCGCAGTCGACCGGCGTCAACATCGTGATGGGGACGGGTTGGTACCGGGAGGAGGTCTATCCGCCGGAGATTCGCGAGAAGTCCACGGACCAACTGGCGGAGCTGATGGTCCAGGAGCTCCGGAAAGGGGTCGGCGATAGCGGAATACGGGCCGGATTCATCGGAGAGATCGGAACGGAACGTTATTCCATCACACCTGCCCAGGAGAAGGTGTTTCGAGCTGCGGCTCGAGCACAGAAGAGAACCGGCGTCAGCATCTGGACTCACACCACTCACTTCGGCGAGCTGGCTCTCGAGCAGATCGATCTCCTGCAAGAGGAGGGCGTGCCTCGTGATCGTATCGTCATCAGCCATTTGGGAGATCGTCCCGTGCCGGATCGATTCCTGGCCATCGGCGAAAGAGGGGTGTTCCTGGGAATCGACAACATCGGATACGTGGGCGACGGTTATCCTCACGACGACGTCCGCGTTGCCAATATCCGGGCCTTGATTTCGGCGGGACATCTGAACCAGATCATGCTCTCGCTGGACATTTGCATGAAGGGCCATCTCCTGGCATACGGAGGCAAGGGATACGCCTATTTGCAAAGAGAATTCCTGCCCCGGTTGAAGCGCGCGGGGGTGACGGATGAACAGATTCGATGCATGACCGTGATCAACCCCGGACGTGCCCTGGTAGTGAGGGACTCCCCCCACCGGCCCGGTCCGGCGGACGCCCGGTAG